Proteins encoded by one window of Agrobacterium vitis:
- the adhP gene encoding alcohol dehydrogenase AdhP, which translates to MASMMKAAVAREFGKPLTIEEMPIPEPGPGQILVKYAATGVCHTDLHAISGDWPVKPNPPFIPGHEGVGFVAKLGAGVTRIKEGDRIGVPWLHTACGCCNPCRTGWETLCGSQQNTGYSVNGTFAQYGLADPDYVGRLPDNLEFGAAAPILCAGVTVYKGLKETEVRPGEWVVISGIGGLGHMAVQYAKAMGMHVVAADIFDDKLALAKKLGADVVVNGRAADAIEQVQKATGGVHGALVTAVSPKAMEQAYGFLRSKGTMALVGLPPGFISLPVFETVLKRITVRGSIVGTRQDLEESLQFAGEGKVAAHFSWDKLENINAIFDRMREGKIDGRIVLDLAA; encoded by the coding sequence ATGGCATCGATGATGAAAGCCGCTGTTGCACGCGAATTCGGCAAGCCGCTGACCATTGAGGAAATGCCGATCCCCGAACCCGGTCCTGGCCAGATTTTGGTCAAGTATGCGGCGACCGGCGTTTGCCATACCGACCTGCACGCCATCAGCGGCGATTGGCCGGTCAAGCCCAATCCGCCTTTCATTCCCGGCCACGAAGGCGTCGGCTTTGTCGCAAAGCTTGGTGCGGGCGTCACCCGGATCAAGGAAGGCGACCGGATTGGCGTTCCGTGGCTGCATACCGCCTGCGGCTGCTGCAATCCCTGCCGCACCGGCTGGGAAACGCTCTGCGGCAGCCAGCAGAATACCGGCTATTCGGTCAACGGCACCTTTGCCCAATACGGACTTGCCGATCCCGATTATGTTGGCCGCCTGCCTGACAACCTGGAATTCGGCGCCGCCGCGCCCATTCTCTGCGCAGGGGTCACCGTCTATAAGGGCCTCAAAGAAACCGAAGTGCGACCCGGCGAATGGGTGGTGATTTCGGGCATTGGCGGGCTTGGCCACATGGCTGTGCAATATGCCAAGGCCATGGGCATGCATGTCGTTGCCGCCGATATTTTCGATGACAAGCTGGCACTGGCCAAGAAGCTGGGCGCCGATGTGGTCGTCAATGGTCGTGCAGCCGACGCTATCGAGCAGGTGCAAAAGGCCACCGGTGGCGTTCATGGCGCGCTGGTGACAGCCGTTTCCCCGAAAGCGATGGAACAGGCCTATGGATTCTTGCGCTCCAAGGGCACGATGGCGCTGGTCGGTCTGCCGCCGGGCTTCATCTCGCTGCCCGTATTTGAAACCGTGCTAAAACGCATCACCGTGCGTGGCTCGATTGTCGGCACCCGGCAGGATCTTGAGGAATCGCTGCAATTTGCCGGTGAAGGCAAAGTTGCCGCTCATTTCTCCTGGGACAAGCTGGAAAATATCAATGCGATTTTTGATCGCATGCGCGAAGGCAAGATCGACGGACGGATCGTGCTCGATCTGGCCGCCTGA
- a CDS encoding DUF3734 domain-containing protein, which translates to MLSSETNAATDRIFVFQGGGALGAYQAGAYEALHAHDVDPDWLAGISIGSINSALIAGSPREKRVENLRAFWDMVSSQLNFNLGDQDTAARRTTNDLSALTGMMFGIPGFFSPRLPTPQQVLLNPDYRVSVYDTEPLIKTLNNLIDFKLLNDGTTRLSLGAVDVLSGNFAYFDNRHTRLDARHIAASGALPPGFPPVEIDGRFYWDGGLVSNTPLQHVLETNESQRDLDIFQVDLFSARGDMPKDQFEVESRTKEIRFSSRTRMNTDEFARKQVIRRAAKRLLDKLPPEFRDDEDAKLLRSIGQEYDVTIVHLIHRRAAHATHSMDYEFSRASINEHWQAGYDDATYTLKHPKWRNRGRPRDGIQIFDLSRERRRRIGS; encoded by the coding sequence ATGCTGTCGTCCGAGACCAATGCCGCCACCGATCGTATTTTTGTCTTTCAGGGTGGGGGGGCGTTGGGTGCTTACCAGGCTGGTGCTTATGAGGCCCTTCACGCCCATGATGTCGATCCGGATTGGCTGGCTGGCATTTCCATCGGATCGATCAATTCGGCGCTGATTGCCGGCAGTCCCAGGGAAAAGCGGGTGGAAAACCTGCGCGCCTTCTGGGACATGGTATCTTCGCAGCTGAATTTCAACCTTGGCGATCAGGACACCGCCGCACGACGCACCACCAACGATCTTTCAGCGCTAACCGGCATGATGTTTGGCATTCCCGGTTTCTTTTCGCCGCGCTTGCCCACGCCACAGCAAGTGTTGCTCAATCCCGATTACCGCGTCAGCGTCTATGACACCGAACCGCTGATAAAGACGCTGAACAATCTGATCGATTTCAAATTGCTGAATGACGGCACGACACGGCTCAGCCTCGGTGCCGTGGACGTTCTCTCCGGCAATTTCGCCTATTTCGACAATCGTCACACTAGGCTCGATGCCCGCCATATCGCCGCCTCCGGCGCGCTGCCGCCCGGTTTTCCGCCGGTTGAAATCGATGGCCGGTTTTATTGGGATGGCGGCCTGGTGTCGAATACACCCTTGCAGCATGTGCTGGAAACCAATGAAAGCCAGCGGGATCTCGACATTTTCCAGGTCGATCTGTTCAGCGCGCGCGGCGACATGCCAAAGGATCAGTTCGAGGTGGAAAGCCGCACCAAGGAAATCCGTTTTTCCAGCCGAACCCGAATGAATACCGATGAATTCGCCCGCAAGCAGGTGATCCGCCGGGCCGCGAAACGCCTGTTGGACAAGCTGCCGCCGGAATTTCGCGATGACGAGGATGCCAAGCTGCTGCGCTCGATTGGCCAGGAATATGACGTGACCATCGTTCACCTCATTCACCGGCGTGCCGCCCACGCCACCCACTCGATGGACTATGAATTTTCGCGCGCCTCCATAAACGAACATTGGCAGGCAGGCTACGACGACGCCACCTATACACTGAAACATCCGAAATGGCGCAACCGCGGCCGCCCGAGAGATGGCATCCAGATCTTCGATTTGAGCCGCGAACGGCGCCGTCGTATCGGCTCGTGA
- a CDS encoding LysR substrate-binding domain-containing protein, with the protein MSAPLDTDQLQTFIAIVDTGSFTKAAGRVFKTQSAVSMQMRRLEERIGKQLFIKDGRGNRLTAEGEKLLNYARRIVRLNSEAIAAFDDNRLEGTLRIGTPDDYADRYMPEIIGRFAKTHPNVELYIVCEPSTDLAEKMARGELDIALVTHNPAARQSDVMRTEPLCWVASANHPLRDDAPVPLAVGRRDCNWRQLACSALDADGRDYQILFTSWSSTVVAAAVLAGLAVSVLPESALRTGMKVLGQVDGFPPLPPVQIGIMKRPGMSPSLMNAITDHIAACLDNINPTAIEDDMEGEPKTYSRYYPRLRAGHMIPGW; encoded by the coding sequence ATGTCCGCACCCCTTGATACAGACCAGTTGCAAACCTTCATCGCCATCGTCGATACGGGCAGTTTCACCAAGGCGGCAGGGCGGGTCTTCAAGACCCAATCAGCCGTTTCCATGCAGATGCGCCGTCTGGAAGAGCGGATCGGCAAGCAATTGTTCATCAAGGATGGGCGTGGCAACCGGCTGACTGCGGAAGGCGAGAAATTGCTAAACTATGCCCGGCGGATCGTCCGGCTGAACAGCGAGGCGATTGCCGCTTTCGACGACAACCGGTTGGAAGGCACGCTGCGGATCGGCACACCGGATGATTATGCCGACCGCTACATGCCTGAAATTATTGGCCGTTTTGCCAAGACCCATCCCAATGTCGAGCTTTATATCGTCTGCGAACCCTCCACTGATCTGGCCGAGAAAATGGCCCGGGGTGAGCTGGATATCGCGCTTGTGACCCACAACCCGGCGGCCAGACAATCCGATGTGATGCGCACCGAGCCGCTTTGCTGGGTGGCTTCGGCCAACCACCCCCTGCGCGACGATGCGCCTGTGCCGCTTGCGGTTGGGCGGCGTGATTGCAACTGGCGGCAATTGGCCTGTTCGGCACTCGATGCCGACGGGCGCGACTATCAGATCCTGTTCACCAGTTGGTCATCGACCGTGGTCGCCGCCGCAGTGCTGGCTGGCTTGGCCGTTTCTGTTCTCCCTGAGTCGGCGCTGCGAACCGGTATGAAAGTACTGGGCCAGGTGGATGGCTTTCCGCCACTGCCGCCCGTGCAGATCGGCATCATGAAACGTCCCGGCATGTCACCCTCGCTGATGAACGCCATTACCGACCATATCGCCGCCTGTCTCGACAACATCAATCCGACAGCTATTGAAGACGACATGGAAGGGGAACCGAAAACCTATTCCCGTTACTATCCGCGCCTGCGGGCGGGACATATGATTCCCGGCTGGTAA
- a CDS encoding dienelactone hydrolase family protein, translating to MEKPTVTPAITQAMINAYDEYTHLSLDRRGFMEKLTRLAGSGAAAAAIMPMLAANQANAALTPENDERLTASMVTYPGASGEMKGYLVTPKDAKTALPGVIVIHENRGLNPHIQDVTRRLALEGFVTLAPDFLSPQGGTPEDEDKARDMFTTLDLGTTVNNAEASRAYLAAVKGVNGKVGAIGFCWGGGMVNRLAIASPQLGAGVAYYGAQPPAEQVPAINAPLMLHYAGLDERINAGIDAYRKALEANGKQAEIFVYDGVNHAFNNDTSAARYNKEAADLAWSRTVAFLKKNLA from the coding sequence ATGGAAAAGCCAACCGTTACCCCAGCGATCACCCAGGCGATGATCAACGCCTATGATGAATATACCCATCTCAGCCTCGACCGCCGGGGTTTCATGGAAAAACTCACCAGATTGGCCGGTTCCGGGGCAGCAGCCGCAGCCATCATGCCAATGCTGGCTGCCAACCAGGCCAATGCCGCGCTGACGCCGGAAAACGATGAGCGGTTGACTGCGTCAATGGTCACCTATCCCGGCGCGAGCGGCGAGATGAAGGGCTATCTCGTCACCCCAAAAGACGCCAAGACCGCCCTGCCCGGCGTAATCGTCATCCACGAAAACCGTGGCCTCAATCCGCATATTCAGGATGTAACCCGTCGGCTGGCGCTGGAAGGCTTCGTTACGCTGGCACCGGATTTTCTGTCACCACAGGGCGGCACGCCGGAGGACGAGGACAAGGCCCGCGACATGTTCACCACGCTCGATCTGGGCACAACGGTGAACAATGCCGAGGCCAGCCGCGCCTATCTTGCGGCCGTGAAGGGCGTCAACGGCAAGGTCGGCGCCATCGGCTTTTGCTGGGGCGGCGGCATGGTCAATCGGTTGGCTATCGCCTCACCACAGCTTGGGGCGGGTGTCGCCTATTACGGAGCCCAGCCGCCCGCCGAACAGGTGCCAGCAATCAACGCACCCTTGATGCTGCATTACGCTGGCCTTGACGAGCGCATCAATGCCGGGATCGATGCCTATCGCAAGGCGCTTGAGGCCAATGGTAAACAGGCCGAGATCTTCGTCTATGACGGCGTCAACCATGCCTTCAACAATGACACGTCGGCGGCCCGCTATAACAAGGAGGCCGCAGACCTTGCCTGGTCACGGACGGTAGCTTTTCTCAAAAAGAACCTGGCATAG
- the guaB gene encoding IMP dehydrogenase: MARIVISATGAEALTFDDVLLQPGHSEVMPGQTNISTRIAKDIDLSLPILSSAMDTVTESRLAIAMAQAGGLGVIHRNLTPTEQAEEVRQVKKFESGMVINPVTIHPDATLAEALGLMKAHGISGIPVVENGGRPGRLVGILTNRDVRFASDHSQKIHELMTRDNLITVKDGVEQQEAKRLLHSHRIEKLLVVDNEGRCVGLITVKDIEKSQLNPHAAKDFQGRLRVAAAISTGDDGRERAERLIEAGVDVIVVDTAHGHSQRVLDAVTAVKKMSNSVRIIAGNVATGDGTRALIDAGADGVKVGIGPGSICTTRIVAGVGVPQLAAIMAAVEAAHKLDIPVIADGGVKFSGDLAKAIAAGASAVMVGSLLAGTDESPGEVFLYQGRSFKAYRGMGSVGAMARGSADRYFQAEVRDTLKLVPEGIEGQVPYKGPVSAVLHQLAGGLKAAMGYVGGKDIKDFQDKATFVRISGAGLRESHPHGVTITRESPNYPGAA; encoded by the coding sequence ATGGCACGGATCGTAATTTCGGCAACCGGCGCAGAAGCGCTTACCTTTGACGATGTCCTCCTGCAGCCCGGACATTCGGAAGTCATGCCGGGCCAGACGAATATCTCCACCCGAATCGCCAAGGATATCGATCTTTCGCTCCCCATCCTGTCTTCCGCCATGGATACGGTCACCGAGAGCCGTCTGGCAATTGCCATGGCCCAGGCTGGCGGCCTTGGCGTTATCCACCGCAATTTGACACCGACCGAACAGGCCGAAGAGGTTCGCCAGGTCAAGAAATTCGAAAGCGGCATGGTGATCAATCCGGTGACCATCCATCCGGATGCGACGCTCGCCGAAGCACTCGGCCTGATGAAGGCCCACGGTATTTCCGGTATTCCGGTTGTTGAAAACGGTGGCCGTCCTGGTCGCCTGGTTGGCATTCTCACCAATCGCGATGTGCGCTTTGCCTCGGATCATTCCCAGAAGATCCATGAATTGATGACCCGCGACAACCTGATCACCGTCAAGGATGGCGTCGAGCAGCAGGAAGCCAAGCGTCTTCTGCATAGCCACCGGATCGAAAAGCTGCTGGTGGTGGACAATGAAGGCCGCTGCGTCGGCCTGATCACCGTCAAGGATATCGAAAAGTCGCAGCTCAACCCGCATGCCGCCAAGGATTTTCAGGGTCGTCTACGGGTCGCCGCCGCCATTTCCACCGGCGATGACGGACGCGAGCGGGCCGAGCGGTTGATCGAGGCCGGTGTCGACGTCATCGTCGTCGATACCGCCCACGGCCATTCGCAGCGGGTGCTGGATGCCGTGACCGCCGTGAAGAAAATGTCGAACTCGGTTCGGATCATTGCCGGCAATGTCGCGACCGGCGATGGCACCCGCGCTCTGATCGATGCAGGTGCCGATGGCGTCAAGGTCGGCATCGGCCCCGGCTCGATCTGCACGACCCGTATCGTCGCAGGCGTCGGCGTACCGCAGCTGGCGGCCATCATGGCAGCCGTCGAAGCAGCCCATAAGCTGGATATTCCTGTGATTGCCGATGGCGGCGTGAAATTCTCCGGCGATCTGGCCAAGGCGATTGCCGCCGGTGCCTCCGCCGTCATGGTCGGCTCGCTGCTGGCTGGCACGGATGAAAGCCCTGGCGAAGTGTTTCTCTACCAGGGCCGCTCCTTCAAGGCCTATCGCGGCATGGGCTCGGTCGGCGCCATGGCGCGCGGCTCTGCGGACCGCTATTTCCAGGCGGAAGTGCGCGATACACTGAAGCTGGTGCCGGAAGGCATCGAGGGCCAGGTGCCTTATAAGGGTCCGGTCTCTGCCGTGCTGCACCAGCTGGCAGGCGGCCTCAAGGCCGCCATGGGCTATGTCGGCGGCAAGGACATCAAGGATTTCCAGGACAAAGCGACCTTTGTGCGGATTTCCGGTGCTGGCCTGCGCGAAAGCCATCCGCACGGCGTCACCATTACCCGCGAAAGCCCGAATTATCCTGGCGCTGCATAA
- a CDS encoding hydrogen peroxide-inducible genes activator, protein MLTIRQMRYFDALATTLHFGRAADLVHVSQPALSAQIMEMEKHLGVMLIERTRASTILTTKGLEILAHVREVLTGIDRLEQAARNNGGMLEGLVRIGIIPTVAPYMVPRMVPYLRQNHPLIEIELKEAVTDRLLSDLNDGKLDAVVAALPVYADALVCRSLLVDRFFMAVARNDDAVLLSPLVEADVDTDRLLLLEEGHCLRDQALAVCKTASRRSMVNFGATSMATLLQMVSHDMGMTLIPEMAIETETSRNKIRIIPFTDPPPYREIGLIWRRSSARQADMEALADGLAASAREKSTPPEQRQDV, encoded by the coding sequence ATGCTGACCATTCGTCAAATGCGCTACTTCGATGCGCTTGCCACTACACTGCATTTCGGTCGGGCCGCCGATCTCGTCCATGTCAGCCAACCCGCGCTTTCGGCGCAGATCATGGAGATGGAAAAACATCTGGGTGTGATGCTGATCGAGCGAACCCGCGCCAGCACGATCTTGACCACCAAAGGGCTGGAAATCCTGGCCCATGTGCGCGAGGTCCTGACGGGAATAGATCGGCTGGAACAGGCTGCGCGCAACAATGGCGGCATGTTGGAAGGTCTGGTGCGGATCGGCATCATTCCCACCGTCGCCCCCTATATGGTGCCACGCATGGTGCCTTATCTGCGGCAAAATCATCCTTTGATTGAGATCGAGCTCAAGGAAGCAGTTACCGACCGGCTGCTGTCGGACTTGAATGACGGCAAACTGGATGCGGTCGTCGCGGCGCTGCCGGTGTATGCGGACGCTCTGGTCTGCCGCAGCCTGCTGGTCGATCGGTTTTTCATGGCCGTCGCCCGTAATGACGACGCCGTGCTTCTCTCACCCCTGGTGGAAGCGGACGTGGATACCGACCGGTTGCTGCTGCTGGAGGAAGGCCATTGCCTGCGTGACCAGGCGCTGGCCGTCTGCAAAACCGCCAGCCGGCGCAGTATGGTCAATTTCGGCGCAACTTCCATGGCGACACTGCTCCAGATGGTGTCCCACGACATGGGCATGACGCTGATTCCCGAAATGGCGATCGAGACCGAAACCAGCCGCAACAAAATCCGCATCATTCCTTTTACCGATCCGCCGCCCTACCGCGAAATCGGCCTGATCTGGCGGCGATCCAGCGCCCGCCAAGCCGATATGGAAGCGCTGGCCGACGGCCTTGCCGCCAGCGCGCGGGAAAAATCGACACCGCCAGAACAGAGGCAGGATGTTTAA
- a CDS encoding LacI family DNA-binding transcriptional regulator translates to MTAKISLKNVALDAGVSISTASHALNGTAPLTAEVRDRVIASAQRLGYLEKRRNKATIATLRCILLAVAGDAAPQSDLNLVSWTVMNGLREECERRAIRIVPCVTPGNRIDAAEVKRIAVAEKVDGIVIINDDRPEFIRALAQLAIPSVIINGEDPSMRIDTVTAGNRFGARQAIEHLLALGHRRILHVTWPGRTTIRRRYDGYVDAFLAAGLQAPIDMVVEAESYEPAEGERVLRELLTRDPSLKQATAIFCAADNLALGCLKTLRKAGIKVPEDISVLGCDDILPGEFSTPPLSTIQLPSARLGAAALSLIEQRLVSIDPLRPAHRLELGCRLILRGSIAPPRC, encoded by the coding sequence GTGACAGCGAAGATCAGCCTGAAAAACGTGGCGCTGGACGCTGGCGTCTCGATCAGCACCGCCTCGCATGCGTTAAACGGCACCGCGCCGCTGACGGCAGAGGTGCGCGACCGGGTGATCGCGTCCGCCCAACGGCTGGGCTATCTGGAAAAACGGCGCAACAAGGCGACCATTGCCACGCTGCGCTGCATTCTTCTAGCGGTTGCTGGTGACGCGGCCCCGCAAAGCGACCTCAATCTGGTCAGTTGGACCGTGATGAATGGGCTACGCGAGGAATGCGAGCGTCGGGCGATCCGCATCGTCCCTTGCGTCACCCCGGGCAACCGGATCGACGCCGCTGAGGTAAAGCGGATTGCCGTTGCCGAAAAAGTCGATGGCATCGTCATCATCAATGACGACCGACCGGAATTTATCCGCGCGCTGGCGCAATTGGCGATACCATCTGTGATCATCAATGGCGAAGATCCGTCGATGCGCATCGATACGGTCACCGCAGGCAATCGGTTCGGCGCGCGCCAGGCCATCGAGCATCTGCTGGCGCTTGGCCACCGTCGCATTCTGCATGTGACATGGCCGGGCCGCACCACCATCCGCCGCCGTTACGACGGGTATGTCGATGCCTTTCTGGCCGCCGGGCTGCAAGCCCCTATCGACATGGTGGTCGAGGCTGAGAGCTATGAGCCAGCCGAAGGTGAAAGGGTGTTGCGCGAATTATTGACCCGTGATCCATCGCTGAAGCAGGCCACCGCGATTTTTTGCGCCGCCGATAATCTGGCGCTCGGCTGTCTGAAGACCTTGCGCAAGGCAGGCATCAAGGTTCCCGAAGACATATCCGTGCTGGGCTGCGATGACATCCTGCCCGGCGAATTCAGCACTCCGCCGCTCTCGACCATTCAACTGCCCAGTGCCCGGCTTGGCGCTGCGGCTCTCAGCCTCATCGAGCAGCGGCTGGTTTCCATCGATCCGCTGCGCCCGGCCCATCGGCTGGAACTGGGATGCCGCCTGATCCTGCGCGGCAGCATCGCACCGCCACGCTGTTAA
- a CDS encoding TetR family transcriptional regulator: MTPYFIWIYHFALIKTEHPSNRALTCGPHDVEIILGQDGMVTAMKVPNESSRINPRKQPKQRRSIQRVENILNSAEFLIIKHGVSQLRMTDIAANAGVPVGSVYQFFPQKAAVLKAIMDMRLTSLAEDITMRLMDVRDEADAQARLVDLIERGARLHRDNPLCREFWIAMSTDPDLGALQYKAQEDIGALAMKWLGPFAGGGDGQGKHNRFLLVAVLSGAVFRAIAEKHERAWAMLDEWKKAACTMLFQPSQN; this comes from the coding sequence TTGACCCCCTATTTTATATGGATTTACCACTTTGCATTAATCAAAACTGAACACCCTTCCAATAGAGCCCTTACCTGTGGTCCACATGATGTGGAAATTATCCTGGGACAGGACGGAATGGTGACGGCGATGAAAGTGCCGAATGAAAGCTCACGAATCAATCCACGCAAGCAGCCAAAGCAGAGGCGCAGTATCCAGCGTGTCGAAAACATTCTGAATTCGGCTGAGTTTCTTATTATCAAGCATGGGGTTTCCCAATTGCGTATGACGGATATTGCCGCCAATGCCGGCGTACCTGTGGGCTCCGTCTACCAATTCTTTCCACAGAAAGCGGCTGTGCTTAAAGCCATCATGGATATGCGCCTGACCAGCCTGGCCGAAGATATTACCATGCGGTTAATGGATGTGCGCGACGAAGCGGATGCGCAGGCTCGTCTGGTGGACCTGATCGAGCGTGGTGCGCGCCTGCATCGTGACAATCCGCTGTGTCGGGAGTTCTGGATCGCAATGTCGACCGATCCCGATCTCGGCGCGTTACAATACAAGGCTCAGGAAGACATTGGCGCGTTGGCGATGAAATGGCTGGGGCCATTTGCCGGTGGTGGGGATGGGCAGGGCAAACACAATCGTTTCCTGTTGGTTGCGGTCCTGAGCGGCGCAGTTTTCCGCGCCATAGCCGAAAAGCATGAGCGAGCCTGGGCGATGTTGGACGAGTGGAAAAAAGCCGCATGCACCATGCTGTTTCAACCCTCGCAAAACTAA